The sequence GGCCCAGCCATGCCTGCGGAGAGGTCATTTAGGCGCCAGGTTAGAACGGCGCtttgtggtgtttttgtttttttagctCAAACTGATCTTTTTAGTTTTCCAAACTGTTGCTTTGCTTTTCGtctataaaacaaaacaacttttttttttttttttttttttaatagatttgaGGAACCATTCCATTTTCATGGTGGTTCTGGTGGTTTCTCTTGTACTCGCTCATCTGTCACTTAAACTGTGGAAAACGTAGAGAGGAGGAATATTCTCCTTTCGAAGTTTCCTCCttagaatttcttcttaaagtAATTGCAGTTCCTATTATGTTCCTATTATGCAAAGGTCATAATCAAAAATAGCAGAGAAATGCATGCAGATAGTCGAGAGGGCATGGATTGAAACCCCTTCCCTACCGCCACAGGACAGGTCAGATGGAGAACGTGGTGGGACTGTTTTGTGGATGGAGACATTAATTGAGTGGTTCCAAATCGGCGTTTTATGATATCTGGGGCCCTTTCTGATAGCCAAGAAGTTCGGGAAAGGCGTTTCGAAGTTAGCAGCTATTTTCATAGCCGGGTTCAACTTCGTAACGCTGTTGGTAACTCTGGGGCTGCAGCGCTTTGACCAGCTGCCTGTACGCTGCTCTCACCTCCCCAAAAGCACGCCGCTGGAGCAGGACGAGCTTAGAGTTTCGCCCTGTCCTCTGGAGGCTTGGCTTGGGCGTTTCGGGCGAGTCGCGCTTGGCGCAGGCAAAAGCTGCTGCGAGTTGTGCGGGTTGTGCGGGAGGCAGCGCGGGAAAGGAGCGGTGGCGCACGCTCGGGGGCTGCGCGCCTCTCCGCGCCCGCGTAGAGATGAGCGTGAGGTAAAAGTGCTCAGTCTTCATTACGTCGTTGATTGCGTAGGCAAAAGCGTGTAGCGCCGAGGCGCGCACATGGCTCCAGcgcacagagcaggagagctgcgGTGCGGTGCGGCCCCTGGAAGCTCTCCCCCGTCCGCTTCCCGAAATAAACCATTTCAACAGCGGCGGGTAATCGAACATTAGCTTTCAATTAATTTCACTCGTAAAGTAATTTAAACTCCTTCGCATACTCAGTCCCTTTTCCCcgtctccctgtgctgggaccagGCGTGTTGGCTAAATTCATCTGCATTTTGAGATGAGCTAATCTTTTGATTAGGTTTTTTCGGATTTTTTCTTTGGGGGGCGGGAGTTGTTGGAGTcgtttttgttttgtggattttggtggggttttttaggcTAGGCGGGAGATGAGGAGCACGGTGGTGGGCGCTGTCAGGGCGTGCgaggctgagctgtggctgcgCGGGGGCACAGGTAGCGCGCAGCCGGGGTGGCGCGGAGGGCGCGCTCAGGTTTGCGCGGTGAGATGCGCAAGAGGCTGGCGAGCCTTGGCTGTGCTCTAAGGAACCGCTCGGAGCTCCCCAGGGACGTGCGCGGGTTTCGGTCCCGTATTTCGGTCACAAGCTCGCGGGCTGGGAGGGCACTAGTCATCATTCCCGTATCGGTCCCCccccagcttttttttccttttcccttctgcctCGCCTCCCCGGCGTCTTGTCTGTTGTGAATCCGCCCCAAAGGTGGTGCGGTGCCACGGTGAGCGTAGCCCTCCTGGTTTAATTACGCTGGGGCTCATAAAGCCATTCGCTTCTTTCCAAAGTAATAAACAAACGTCGCGTTAGGTCAAGATTGATGGTGTCCATGCAATAAAAACGGGCCAGGTCAGGAAGGAATAAAATTCAATCAGAGCTCGCGGAATCATTTTTCAGgggacagaaagacagaaaaggagaCGGGGGTCAAGGGAGACGATGTCGCCATTCACAACACACCAGCCGGGAGGGAGGAGGGCGAGGGTTAACGAGCGATTGTTTTTTATCAAGCGGAGCCTAATTGAACGAAACAATAGCCGCATGGAGGGGGGTGGAGGGGGAGAGGCCCGGCTCCTTACCCGGTAGTTGCGGGGCCGGGCGGCAGCCCCGTACCCTGGTGGAGGCACCGGGGAGCCCTCGCAGCGCTGCTGTGCCCCCCATTCCCCCTTAAAATGGTACACACGCACCTGGGGCAGCGGGCAGGCCTTGTCCTAGGCAGGGGCTGGCCGTGCAGGTAGCGTGAGCAATAGATCGGGTGCCTGGGGGACCACTGGGAGGACCCCTCATTTGCTAACGAGGCATCCTAAAAGCCCTGCTTGGACTGCCGGAGGAGTAAGCCCCAGAACTCCCGGGGGTGACTCCGGCTGGTCCGGCCGGAGCGGGAGCCCTCCGTGCCATTTGGGACTAATCCCTTGAGCGTAGTTcggtgctgaggctgctggcgCCCAGCAATTTGGCAAGCGGCTGCGAGGTGCTGCTCGCCGGACCCCCGACGGCCGGGGGGTGCCGGGCTCGGAGGAACAGGCCCGTCGGAGGGCTGTGGTGCTCAGGGAAGAGACGGCAGCACAGCATCGTGGGGAAGGCCCTGCGATCCGAGGGACAGCTTTTTGTCCTGGTCTGCTACGCCAGTGTTCTGTGCTGCGCGGGCCTGGGAAGTAGCTGGCagtctccctccctcctttaaGCAGGCAGGGTCTTTGGGAGGTGGGGGGAATTTCTCCCTCACCCCGTGAATCTATTTTACACACCTCTGCGACCTTCTAGGCCCGTAGCTTGTGCCTTGCTTAGCATGCGTGTGCCACAAAATAATGGCTGTTAAACAGCGCCGGGACGGAGAGTGAAGGGAAGGCAGCCCGAGCTACAGGTGAGGGCTCTCAGGATCTCCGTCTGAAAGAGAACTGGGTGTTcggcaatatttttttttgccccctAAACGAACACAGCTTGAAACGACTTGGGTGGGCAGAAGGGAACAATTTGTGAGCCAGAGAGCAAAGTGAGATGGGCAGGCAGCCGGCCCACAACTTACCTGCTGGAGACTTTCACCTGACCTTTAGGTGTCAGGGGGCTTGGTTGTGCCGTGTATCACCCCACGTTCAGGTCAGATGCTTTAGATTGCGTTCAGCAGAATTAAAACAACAACAGTGAAAACCCCAAACTGGAATCCCCCCTCCTTTCCAGCCCCCATCACCTCTGGGGAGAATCCAGGAAAACCAACACATTTAGAACCATTAACTCTTAAAATAGCTGAATTTCCTCCAGTAGAAAAAACGCAAATTATTACACTCACGAGTTCaggatatttatatattatatgaatCGATGAATAAACAGGTCATATCACTATAACCATCATCCCTCGGAAGGCAAGTGCTCggatcaggaaaaaaaggccatAAACGTTTTTCCCAAAATGTTCCTGGAATTTATTTACTTGCCAGAACATTTAAGCTGCCGAGtttaatttcttcccttttattcctcttttttctcccttttttaaaaaataaatatttaaaacaaggaaaaagaagaatgttTTCCATTGAACGATAATGTAAAAGTACTGATAATATCGTCCGTAGCAGAAGAGAATTGTTTAAACAATGTCGGTGCCTGCAAGATTGCGCAGTATAAATACATTCCCAGCGCCGTTTTGATGCGGGTTTCGAGAGAAACTCTATTTTCTGCATGTGTTCTGTGTGTGCATTTTCCCCGGTCCGGTTGTGCTGAGGCTGAAGCCGTAAGCGGGCGGAGGACACGTcgccctgccagccccgggccgggcaTGCCCGGCTGCCCGCAGCGTGGGACGGGGCCGGGCGCTCGCACACCTCGCCCCTGCCAGCGAGGAGCTGCTCGCCGTTCTCCCCAGGCGAGGATTTATGAAAGTGCTGGCGGCCAGCGCTTCTAGCCTCGCCTCTCAAGGATGGGGTGGATTTAAAACCGAATAACGAATTGCAGAAAAATTATGACTTTCTCCCGACGCCATTTCCCACCCCCCAAGCGCTCCGCCGGGGGGGTGGGACGGTGATGTCCGCGGAATGCACCGGTGCGAGCTCATTAGCAAAGCAAAGGTTGCAATTAGAGTCTGCTGCTGCGAAGCGACCTCTCCCCCGCCCGCCTCTCCTTTAGCCCCCATCACCAAATAATTGCAAAGTATCTGTTGATGTTTTTCTTCCACCCGTCAAAACGTtggagccctgcctgctccagggctcCGTCCTGGTTTTGTTGTGTCTGGAGACAATGCTCAGCCAGCGAACCCTCAGAGGTGAAGGGGGGTCACAAGGGGAGGCAGGAGCGCGGCCCTGAGAGCCGACGGGGGCCTCCCCTTGCCTCCCACCCCTGCAAAGCTGCCACCCGCAGGCGGGAGGGGCGGCGACCCCCGCCCGGTGCCCCTCTCCCCGCGCTGCTCCGGGGCAGCCCCGAGCGCGCCTTCCCGGCCGGGCGAGCAGCGGGAAGAGGATGTGACCCTCATGTCCGCCCGGGGGGACGTGGCTGCTTTATGTGCAAGGCGTCGGGGGGAGGTGGTGGCGGGGCAGACTCTTCCATTCTCCCAATTTACacctaaattttatttttctaaataccTTGCAGCGCTCGATGCGTCTCCGAGAGCCACCAGGGCCGGCCGCAGAGCCTCTTTCCACCACCCCCCTAAGCCGTGTTGGAGCCCGAGGAGCGGGGCTGCGTTGCCTTCAGCCCCCGTGTGCTTTTACCCTTCGGGCTTGCGCTCCAAGCTTCGAGACGTATTTTTAGATGGCGCTGGCGGTTTTGCCCTGCGACCCCGCGGAGAGCCCCGTCGCTTTGTCTCGCCGGCTTTCCGCACCGGGGCCGGGCGgagggcggcgggcgggcccgCTGTGTCGCCGGCGGGCCCTGGGGCAGCGCCgacccccggcccggccgctgGCAGGAGTGCCAAGGGCTTGTGCTCCCCTGGGGCCACTCCACCTCAGCCCCCGCCGCGCTCCTTGCTGCCTGAAAGCCCACGAGTCGCCTGAAAGGcctccagagaagggaaaaaaagttttaaaagggCTCTCGTGGTACTTTTACCGTTGTCACGACAGGTTCTGGGGAAGGGTAGAGGCCCGTGCGGCGGAGGCGAGGGCTGAGTTATGGCTCAGAGACGcggtgcggcggcggcggcgctgacaggcggcgggcgcgggggagCGGGCCCGGCCGTCGCTGCTCGTAATTCCTGGCGCTGCCGGGCAGGGAGCcgcaggcagggccaggccgGCCTTCCCCACCgggccccagccctgtgcagctcgctgggcagcagctgggccctctctcctctccctgcccacccGAGTCCCCTGTTCCTGACGGGGCGCACTCCCGGGCAGCCCGCACCACCCAAAGCTGCCATTGCTACCCTGCTTCTCCCCGTAGCAGCGGCGCGGGGTGAACTCTCCTCTTCCCACAGGCTGCCCGGGCGGGGACCCCCGAAAGAGTCCCGGGCCCGTATTCCCGGCTCCGGACAGTGCAGGGTGTGTATAGTCAGGCCCTGGCCACCAACCGGCCTTTCCCGGCCGGTGCCATAGCGGTTCCGGGAGAGGTAAAACCCACCTTGTCTTTCGCTTTGTttcgtgctgctgctgcggatGGTTGGAAGCTTGCGAAAGATGCGAAGGACTGGGGGCCTGCTCGGTTATTCACTACTGGAGCTGCTCTTTTCCATTAACGAAGCTGCAGTGTCTCCATATGAGACCAGAGACGGGCAGAGCGGGAGTGTATCTTTCGATCCTGCTCGCAGAAAAACGCTTGACGTGCACACGAAACTGATGTAGAGAACACAAGTCTGTAGCTGGTGTATCAGCTACATATAACATATCATCTCTCTAAGTTGAAGCTTGTtagtggtttgttttgttttgcctgcAAGTTATTATTTATTTCGTTTTCAAGACGTGGTCCCGTGGTCAAAGAGCGGTACTTTAGGAGCAATTAAGAATCAGGCAGGAAGGTAGTGTTAGGGGAACCGAAAAGCAGTTCTGACCTTTGCCAAATGGTAGAAAGGAGTGGGGCAGTGTACATTTTGTCCTGTCATGACCAGgatctttttttgttttgtccctacaaaggcagcagaaagacaCCCAGCACCAGGCCACCGCGAGGGACTTCTTGGTCTAGAATCAGTTTTCACTTTCCCATCTTTTTCCCAATTTGTTCTCCAATATAGACAGAGAAACCAGAGAACGAAAATGCTTCTCTGGAGTGTGCTACGGTGAGAGATGCCAAAGAAAAGACCCTGAAGTCGAAGCTCCCAGTCCTCGGCAGAGACGTGTAAGCTAATATTCAGATGTACCAGCAAGCCTGCTAGTGAATCACTGTAAGCGAAAAAGTAGTTTGCTGCCATAAAAAAACGCCTTCCCATAAAAGCGCTggaatacttttaaaaatgattATTCCGCTCGCCACCAAAGACCCTCCACCCGCAGCCCGTGACCGCCTGGCCGACGCGCTGAGGCGGGCGCAGCCCTCGGTACGGCCGGGCAGAGGGAGCTCGCCCCCTCCgctcccctccccttccctccaccGCCCTccgcggccccggggcgggggggaCAGCGCTGGGCACGGGAGAGCCGCCCGGCCGTGGCAGGGTGCGGAGGCAGCCGCAGTGGGTGCCCACGGCACAGGGGCGAGCACGTCCCGCCGGGGCTGTGCAGCAGATCCACGCGGGGTGAACGCTGCGGAAGAGCGCAGCTAATGCATGGACATGCGCCCACGGGAAGGGGGATTAGTGCTGGTTTACTCTTAAAAATAAAGCGGGGGGCAGCAGTGGAGTCGTACCCGTTCGAGGAGAAAAACACCCAAGGAGGGTTTTTATAAATATACCCACCGAAAGTGAGTGGCAATGTGTGTGTGATGCCGTAGGGAGGTCCAGGCCTCCAGACTGAGTGTCCGTGACCTGCTCGGCGTTGGTCTGTGCTGGAAGGGCCCCAAGGGTGCCGCGGGAACTGCGTGCGGGCTGGAGAGCCTCACACGCGTGGGGAAATGTAATAGGGACATCCTTCTGTGTCCGCAGCCCCCTCTCCTCTCCGCCTTCGGGCTCCTACTCTGTGCACCTGTAGGCAGGGTCTCAAGCAGCGGCCGGGCTCCCACGTTTCCCTTTCCCCACTCGCGCTTTGGAAGGAACAGCCCCAAAGGAAGCGGTGGCTCCGGTTGCCCGGGCGCCCTCCGCTCCGCGCCGCGCATTTCCCGCGGCACCTCCGGCAAATGCAGCCCTTGGAGAGCGGAGCACGGAGCATCCTCCCGGCTCCCCCggggctgctctccctcctgtCACCTGCATCACTTCCATCATGGAACCGCTCCCGGGCACAGCTACCCCCCCATCCCGCGATTGGATTCCTTTTAACAGGGGTCCCCCCTAGACGAAGTTAAAAAGCAGGAGATGCACTTGAAGCAAGTGTATCTCCTGTGTGCCTCCCTCCTGTGAATCTTGCTCTTTGCTCACTTCCAGGCATAAAGTTAAAATGATGGGAGTAATTGGTGGGTGGAAGATCCTAAACCAACGGGAAATGTATGGGCTTGACGACCTCTGGATAACCCAGGTACCTTggcacaaaaagcaaaaaaatatttactcaCCTTGAAGTTTCTatgttttttaaagctttttttatttatttagtttttatttcttaagtCATCTTTTGAAATGTTTCAGGCTCCTGTCTGAGGTTTAATTATAGTAAGCAGGAAGAGGGTGGAAGGGGAATGGTTTGATTCTTGGGGGAGGGGGTCAAAAATCAAAACACCCTAATCTCCCCGGATTGAGAAGGTGCTGGACAAAAAGGCTTTCTGTGACTCATGCACACTCTGAAATGAAGATCTGAAAAACATATACAAGCCCCAGCTTGACTGGTTTGAAAGCGATTCCAGCAATTAGGAATTAATTCAGCATGGTCAAAAGGCGATTTCACTGCGAGTTATATCAAGTTATCCAAACTTTTACAGAGTTCAggtgctgggaatgggctgcTGGGGTGGAGGTAAggctgcaggaaagaaaaacaaggagtgTTCAGGAAAGGCAGAAAGGGCAAGCTGTGGAACAAGGTCTGGAGGCATGGGTGAGCCCATGTTTGCACCAAAGGTCTGCTGATGTGGAgaagggaggagtggggggcagggaatgtttttttttctcaaatggGATTAAGTACTAAAAATGTGCTGGAGGTTCTACAGAATAGAAAGACAAGTCTCaactaaaaatgaaatcaatGGGTTTGGCTGATCAATTTTTCAGGTACAGTATGATCCTTCCCCAGTTAGTGTCCGAAGACAAATTtagcccaggcagagctggccctgggaTGATATATGGGGCAAGAGGCACTGGGAGGATGTAGAGGGTG comes from Zonotrichia leucophrys gambelii isolate GWCS_2022_RI chromosome 2, RI_Zleu_2.0, whole genome shotgun sequence and encodes:
- the LOC135442920 gene encoding uncharacterized protein LOC135442920, which produces MFDYPPLLKWFISGSGRGRASRGRTAPQLSCSVRWSHVRASALHAFAYAINDVMKTEHFYLTLISTRARRGAQPPSVRHRSFPALPPAQPAQLAAAFACAKRDSPETPKPSLQRTGRNSKLVLLQRRAFGEAWLGQVSPFAVGAVTTDVEALRGHLSAHVPCPPLRKVAPHLLWRSGQAQFCWETIAGQKTRSLGFASCAQEEGSTGGTRVRARRWAPRLQFTVADAPLPASHHAAPAREGF